A region of Micromonas commoda chromosome 4, complete sequence DNA encodes the following proteins:
- a CDS encoding predicted protein gives MRTSAAVLLVALLSATLGGSPAGDGVGVACVAEAAPVAPRAGWHHRHRHHPAGIANRAGYVATRSLAAWALWPSRVAHAASCLRFDPETGSINGLAEEEIEKGAVPKVIAPVKHPGRPLPVPKDKVLLPGQWHSWTAIGPILDDEYRAARPNVTETARQTRGPGGEDAGDANSLAPASSAPGAEEGPARREPDRPGWRDGRRYNPEPALAVLFERYGGVDNALHVLAKATAEDGKDPVMWSDLGNAYRVKGETDLAIASFETALRLRPHPDFYLNLGGVRFVLGETEEAVRLFTMGLSLNPRHVLLQYSLGNALQSMGRKEDAARAFESTLRIQPDFAAADQLLKKVKRQIRKDKSRPWPYIIATGFMLVAIVNAAQTVVGRAVMRERLAAQGNGHANGVGHENGRANGFPKHRGKRRH, from the coding sequence ATgaggacctcggcggcggtgctcctTGTCGCGCTGCTGAGCGCGACTCTAGGGGGATctcccgccggcgacggcgtcggcgtcgcgtgcgtaGCCGAGGCGGCTCCCGTcgcaccccgcgccggcTGGCACCATCGTCACCGCCATCACCCAGCGGGAATCGCGAATCGCGCGGGATACGTCGCGACTCGAAGCCTCGCGGCTTGGGCGCTGTGGCCCTCGCGCGTGGCGCACGCGGCATCGTGCCTCCGTTTCGACCCTGAAACCGGATCGATCAACGGGctggccgaggaggagatcgagaagGGAGCCGTGCCCAAGGTGATCGCGCCAGTCAAGCACCCCGGACGGCCGCTCCCGGTCCCCAAGGACAAGGTGCTGCTCCCCGGACAGTGGCACAGCTGGACCGCGATCGGGCCGATTCTGGACGACGAGTACAGGGCTGCCAGACCCAACGtcacggagacggcgcggcaGACGCGAGGGCCCGGGGGCgaagacgcgggcgacgcaaACTCCTtagccccggcgtcgtcggcgcccggcgccgaggagggccCGGCAAGGAGAGAGCCCGACAGGCCGGGatggcgcgacggacgacggtACAACCCGgaacccgcgctcgcggttcTCTTCGAACgctacggcggcgtcgataACGCGTTGcacgtcctcgccaaggccaccgcggaggatggcAAAGATCCGGTGATGTGGTCGGATCTCGGCAACGCGTACAGGGTGAAGGGCGAGACCGacctcgccatcgcgtcgttcgagaCGGCGCTGCGACTGCGTCCGCATCCGGATTTCTacctcaacctcggcggcgtgcggtTCGTGCTGGGAGAAACCGAGGAGGCCGTGCGACTGTTCACCATGGGCCTCTCGCTTAATCCCAGGCACGTCTTGCTGCAGTACTCGCTCGGCAACGCGCTTCAGAGCATGGGGCGTAaagaggacgccgcgcgcgccttcgagTCGACGCTCCGCATCCAACCGGatttcgccgcggcggaccagTTGCTGAAGAAGGTCAAGCGGCAGATTCGGAAGGATAAGTCCCGGCCGTGGCCGTACATCATCGCAACCGGGTTCATGCTCGTGGCGATCGTCAACGCGGCGCAGACCGTGGTGGGGCGCGCGGTGATGAGAgaacgcctcgccgcgcagggaAATGGAcacgcgaacggcgtcggGCACGAGAACGGGCGCGCGAACGGGTTCCCGAAGCACCGAGGGAAGAGGAGGCACTGA
- a CDS encoding SNF2 super family (SNF2 family DNA-dependent ATPase similar to transcription-coupled repair nucleotide excision repair proteins like Saccharomyces cerevisiae RAD26 CHR20101 In progress. ChromDB ID: CHR20101; Snf2, Ris1, Rad26 superclasses), protein MSRGSGATILRDRNQLGAFDRIRAIREGKGKRSAFLEDFASDGPESPDPPTPPEPSREDLPSRQSSLSSENAPSQMLDSDSDSDDASARPARRRLVKKSQLNDDKEEEDRRVSIGSPIRGQRRKIGRGLADSDSSDDDDDEAADDDEDSDDDYAPADAGDDLSDAIGAVTLSEEPVTYRPKAPASVASPRPPPFAPVMPDRATTATTATPPGPNRTKPDQTGPTRATLSVTDVIAARAKAPPARNEPAPAPKKRAAPAPRAPTKAPPSAPRDSAPAETAAVRDPAPAQPLNDPTSAGDAPGQHKEAQHKEAHKRPMRLKGNTEGGPRFELAGDLASRLYDHQRDGVRWMWNLQLLGRGGILADDMGLGKTLQVAAFASGLLRSGAARRFLVLAPTTLLPHWHKEFIVAGLRDGVNLHKFAGGGSRADRDRALSKVRAHGGVLLTTYGMVLHNDDSLGAPASEEDAEKVAAASGRGAAVAAQDMPPGAKELHWDWIVCDEGHKLKNPNAQLPRKVRTLPSSHRLIITGTPIQNHLAELWALYDLCCPGLLGDEAEFRREYSKKIAAGQSRDATQRQRSAGARASEELRNKCKPFMLRREKSSVLARAKEEEEKERKAAQNDPEARNAAAAAAGPRTSIEASTTGWAGVKHAPQQLGTKNDLIVWLPLRPAQERLYRAFLKSNTVRSALNKTGSALSAINILKKICDHPALCLAITETSAADAAATSHVARSSPSRSPARDGREEGEEGDEEEEDGDKREARRLAVAAAVAAAGLTESDLGGAPDASGKCAFLMSLLRHLASSGHRTLVFSQSRAMLDVLESAARADGHDLVRIDGKVPADERHARVERFQSTPSIPLALLTSQVGGLGLTLTAADRVVIYDPAWNPAADSQSVDRAYRIGQTKDVVVYRLVTCGTVEEKVYRRQVFKGGLSRAGTQDGNHFRYFSADETSQLFEFSDDAARGSKTQKELERLHAHQRRWTAELANVEAPVIERLGCVGVSDHDLLFSKEDSTKAGDGASVLSAGGGGGGRPGGGGGKATGAKDKGGKGARGGWKGVDAGWGGDARLAGLAIAAGSAVAAPPSSFASSSRPLEADKPPKTTRSKAAERLETLMAQRDKQKMLLSMDGMVSRLPDKGRSIEVRIEALEKEIAAAKAELKAKYGAGAPATGASKSAAMAALDAHIARSAPARAPPRDETVQGASEEPRGDGGSDPEVEGAASSARDGNDAGDAGGSYAEEDEELDVTADADDELGRADGAILAVRRVAGRPAVSSSRASSSSAGSGAPTGGVGRGENLPKGARAKRFRRRPPPVACAEPAVTTQADAETTRANATPAGADDTAVATHICVDCGYLYVMSTPFDAQRDDFACPQCDAPKSRFAAYDSSSGKAIGAVAAAQLAPRADDEEADGEVGNDEPGVGGKKGAATMTAREVGTVAAFAALSCAAVAGAGGPAGAAAEVTRALDLLVQNHLPGVGGVVEDSFLGLLAACTVYCLWRSSVIPRPVGNPITRRSRTNASWVHVLSGAGALATGLYGVVLERVYRESPGWTWMWVSSALFLTNALTYGPLMQIFKASKEGKYAMQLGYSFVASFQGVVFIAWSAQPDAPDWMYWAVMPFWYFSVAKLWESTEFVLALAPDAEAGSFLDNVTAGSKQRLGKMTPDAATLTYVSLNAFAAIFDNCYMALYTALGPEQFWHTSRVFNDADFHLRLVKGTTGSLTVALLIFISTLGWRRQMSMDVAIWLNVILGSVGPWIVLFWHKLVDPSEDWFPQFVFDPAFDYHPLSVWFLAIFAVIAVVILGDFQAISAASSTIELPWRSSRRTEDVVIRVDMSKPGDPDEFRKMRDQYKAKKASQGASEGGDAAQGDPGQKREDAGPSNVPGAPDLATTGWVAWPPPNPPPSMRGAGDGGTPKDGGEPSNLGDEQVAYREASRKVDKSNPEAVDSQAGAAAADVDQAQPAAEESSSPVPRAPATLEKYGWVAWPPPNPPPAAA, encoded by the exons ATGTCTCGtggctcgggcgcgacgataCTCAGGGATAGGAACCAGCTCGGAGCCTTCGACCGCATCCGAGCGATACGCGAGGGCAAGGGCAAACGCAGTGCGTTCCTCGAGGACTTCGCGTCCGACGGCCCCGAGTCCCCGGACCCACCGACGCCCCCCGAGCCGTCCCGCGAGGATCTCCCTAGCAGGCAGAGTAGCCTCAGCTCGGAAAACGCCCCGAGTCAGATGCtcgactccgactccgactccgacgacgctTCCGCTCGCCCCGCGAGGCGACGACTCGTCAAGAAGTCCCAGCTCAACGATgacaaggaggaggaggaccggCGGGTGTCGATCGGGAGCCCTATCCGCGGTCAGCGCCGCAAGATCGGCCGAGGCCTCGCGGACTCGGACtcatccgacgacgacgacgacgaagccgccgacgacgacgaagactccgacgacgactacgccccggcggacgccggcgacgatctttccgacgccatcggcgccgtcACCTTGAGCGAGGAACCCGTGACGTACCGCCCGaaggcgccggcgtccgtcgcATCCCCGCGACCCCCGCCGTTCGCCCCGGTGATGCccgatcgcgcgacgacggcgacgacggcgacgccacccGGACCAAACCGGACCAAACCGGACCAAACAGgaccgacccgcgcgaccctGAGCGTcaccgacgtcatcgccgcgcgcgcgaaggcgccccccgcgcggaacgagcccgcgcccgcgcccaagaagcgcgcggcgcccgccccgcgcgcccccacGAAGGCGCCTCCATCCGCTCCGAGAgactcggcgccggcggagaccgccgccgtccgcgaccCGGCTCCGGCTCAACCGCTCAACGATCCGACGtccgccggtgacgccccGGGCCAGCACAAGGAGGCCCAGCACAAGGAAGCCCACAAGAGGCCCATGCGACTGAAGGGCAATACGGAGGGTGGCCCGCGGTTCGAGCTTGCGGGggacctcgcgtcgcggctttACGACCACCAACGCGACGGCGTTCGTTGGATGTGGAACCTTCAGCTGTTGGGTCGGGGCGggatcctcgccgacgataTGGGCCTCGGTAAGACGCTGCAGgtggcggcgttcgcgtccggtCTGCTGCGAAgcggagcggcgcgacggttcCTGGTCCTCGCGCCCACCACGCTGTTACCCCACTGGCACAAGGAGTTCATCGTGGCTGGTTTGAGGGACGGGGTGAACCTTCACAAGTttgccggcggcggttcgaggGCGGACCGCGACCGGGCTCTGTCCAAGGTGcgcgcccacggcggcgtcctgcTCACCACCTACGGCATGGTGCTCCACAACGACGACTCGCTGGGtgcgcccgcgtcggaggaggacgccgagaaggtggccgccgcgagcggcaggggcgcggcggtggcggcgcaaGACATGCCCCCCGGCGCCAAGGAACTCCACTGGGACTGGATCGTGTGCGACGAGGGACACAAGCTCAAGAACCCGAACGCGCAGCTCCCGCGAAAGGTCCGGACCCTCCCCTCCTCGCACAGGCTCATAATCACCGGCACGCCCATACAGAAccacctcgcggagctgTGGGCGCTCTACGACTTGTGCTGCCCgggtctcctcggcgacgaggcagAGTTTCGGAGGGAGTACTCCAagaagatcgccgcggggcagAGCAGGGACGCGACCCAGAGGCAGCGGTcggccggggcgcgcgcgagcgaggagctGCGGAACAAGTGCAAGCCGTTCATGCTCCGCCGAGAGAAGTCGTCCGTGCTCGCGagggccaaggaggaggaggagaaggagcgaaAGGCGGCGCAAAACGACCCAGAGGCGCGAaacgcagccgccgccgccgccgggccccGCACCTCCATCGAGGCGTCCACCACCGGATGGGCCGGCGTGAAGCACGCGCCCCAGCAGCTCGGCACCAAGAACGACCTCATCGTCTGGCTCCCCCTGCGCCCCGCCCAGGAGCGGCTCTACCGCGCCTTTCTCAAGTCCAACACCGTTCGGTCGGCGCTCAACAAGACGGGCTCAGCCCTCTCCGCGATTAACATCCTGAAGAAGATCTGCGACCACCCGGCGCTGTGCCTCGCCATCACGGagacctccgccgcggacgccgcggcgacgagccacGTCGCGAGATCATCCCCGTCCAGATCCCCCGCCAGGGacggccgcgaggagggcgaggagggagacgaggaggaggaggacggggacaagcgcgaggcgaggcggctcgccgtcgccgccgccgtcgccgccgcgggtctcaCGGAATCGGACCTCGGaggcgcgcccgacgcctcTGGAAAATGCGCGTTTCTGATGTCCCTGCTCCGGCACCTCGCGAGCAGCGGTCACAGGACCCTGGTGTTCAGCCAGTCGCGAGCGATGCTCGATGTGCTGGaatccgccgcccgcgccgacggccacGACCTGGTTCGCATCGACGGCAAGGTTCCCGCGGACGAGAGGCACGCCCGGGTGGAGCGATTCCAGTCCACGCCGTCCATCCCGCTGGCGCTGCTCACCTCGCAGGTGGGCGGCCTCGGGCTCAcgctgaccgccgcggataGGGTCGTCATCTACGACCCCGCGTGGAATCCCGCTGCAGATTCGCAATCGGTGGACCGAGCGTATCGCATCGGCCAGACCAAAGACGTCGTCGTGTACAGGCTCGTCACCTGCGGGACCGTCGAGGAGAAGGTGTACCGTCGACAGGTGTTCAAGGGAGGGctctcccgcgccgggaCCCAGGACGGGAACCACTTTAGGTACTTTAGCGCCGACGAGACGAGCCAGCTGTTTGAATtttccgacgacgccgcgcgcgggtcgaagACGCAGAAAGAGCTCGAGCGGCTGCACGCGCACCAGCGCCGGTGgacggcggagctcgcgaacgTCGAGGCGCCCGTGATCGAACGACTCGGGTGCGTCGGGGTGTCCGATCACGACCTGCTGTTCAGCAAGGAGGACAGCACGaaggccggcgacggcgccagcGTGCTCTCCGccggggggggcggcgggggcaggccgggcgggggcggcggcaaggcGACGGGGGCCAAGGATAAGGGGGGCaagggcgcgcggggcgggtgGAAGGGAGTGGACGCGGGCTGGGGCGGCGATGCGAGGCTCGCGGggctcgccatcgccgcggggtccgccgtcgccgcgccgccctcctcctttgcgtcgtcgtcgcgtcccctcGAGGCGGACAAACCCCCGAAGACGACCAGGAGTAAAGCCGCGGAGAGGCTCGAGACGCTGATGGCGCAGCGGGATAAGCAGAAGATGCTCCTGTCCATGGACGGCATGGTGTCCCGGCTGCCGGACAAGGGAAGGAGCATCGAGGTCCGCATCGAGGCGTTGGAGAAGGaaatcgcggcggccaaggcaGAGCTCAAGGCTAAatacggcgccggggcgcccgcgacgggggcgagcAAGtcggccgcgatggcggcgctggacgcgcacatcgcgaggtcagcgcccgcgcgagcgccgccgagggacgaAACCGTGCAGGGGGCATCCGAGGAGCCGCGGGGGGACGGGGGCTCGGACCCCGAGGTCGaaggcgccgcgagctcggcgagggacgggAACGATGCCGGGGATGCCGGGGGATCAtatgccgaggaggacgaagagttggacgtcaccgcggatGCGGACGACGA ACTCGGTCGCGCCGATGGAGCGATCCTCGCggtccggcgcgtcgcgggacgGCCGGCGgtgtcgtcctcgcgcgcgtcctcgtcctcggccggctccggggcgccgacggggggAGTGGGAAGGGGCGAGAACCTCCCGAAGGGTGCCAGGGCCAAGCGGTTCagacgccgcccgccgcccgtcgcgtgcgcggagcccgcggtgacgacgcagGCTGACGCcgagacgacgcgggcgaacgcgacgccggcgggtgccgacgacaccgccgtcgccacgcaCATCTGCGTCGACTGCGGATATCTGTACGTCATGTCCACCCCGTTCGACGCGCAGAGGGACGACTTCGCGTGCCCGCAGTGCGACGCGCCCAAGTCCCGATTCGCGGCGTACGACTCATCGAGCGGGAAGGCGATCGGGGCGGTCGCCGCAGCGCAGCTTGCTCCGagggccgacgacgaggaggcggatgGGGAGGTTGGGAACGATGAGCCCGGGGTTGGCGGTAAGaagggggcggcgacgatgacggcgagggaggtcgggacggtggcggcgttcgcggcgctctcctgcgccgcggtggcgggcgcggggggacccgcgggcgcggcggcggaggtcacgcgcgcgctcgatctcctcgtGCAAAATCACCtcccgggcgtcggcggcgtcgtggaggaTTCCTTCCTCGGgctgctcgccgcgtgcaccgTGTACTGCCTCTGGAGGTCCTCCGTGATCCCGCGGCCGGTGGGGAACCCGATCACCCGACGTTCGAGAACCAACGCGTCCTGGGTGCACGTGCTCTCGGGAGCCGGCGCCCTGGCCACCGGTCTGTACGGCGTGGTGCTGGAGAGGGTGTACCGGGAGTCCCCGGGTTGGACGTGGATGTGGGTGAGCTCGGCGCTCTTCCTTACGAACGCGCTCACCTACGGGCCGCTGATGCAGATCTTCAAGGCTTCCAAGGAGGGAAAGTACGCCATGCAGCTGGGGTACAgcttcgtcgcgtcgttccaGGGGGTGGTGTTCATCGCGTGGTCCGCGCAgccggacgcgcccgacTGGATGTACTGGGCCGTCATGCCGTTTTGGTACTTTTCCGTCGCCAAGCTGTGGGAGTCCACGGAgttcgtcctcgcgctcgcgcccgacgccgaggcgggaaGCTTCCTGGATAACGTGACCGCTGGTAGCAAGCAACGTCTGGGGAAGATGaccccggacgcggcgacgctgacgTACGTGTCGTTGaacgccttcgcggcgataTTCGACAACTGCTACATGGCGCTGTACACGGCTCTGGGCCCGGAGCAGTTTTGGCACACGAGCCGGGTCTTCAACGACGCGGACTTCCACCTGAGGCTCGTGAAGGGCACCACGGGGAGTTTGACGGTGGCGCTGCTCATCTTCATCAGCACCCTGGGATGGCGGCGGCAGATGTCCATGGACGTGGCCATCTGGCTCAACGTGATCCTGGGTAGCGTCGGGCCGTGGATCGTGCTCTTCTGGCACAAGCTGGTGGACCCCTCTGAGGACTGGTTCCCGCAGTTCGTGTTCGACCCGGCGTTCGACTACCACCCGCT ATCCGTCTGGTTCCTGGCGATCTTCGCGGTCATCGCGGTGGTGATCCTCGGTGACTTCCAGGCGATCtcggccgcgagctcgaccaTCGAGCTCCCGTggaggtcgtcgaggaggacaGAGGACGTGGTTATCAGGGTGGACATGTCCAAACCGGGGGATCCGGACGAGTTCAGGAAGATGCGGGATCAGTATAAGGCCAAGAAAGCTTCCCAAGGGGCGAGCGAGGGaggggacgcggcgcagggcgaTCCGGGTCAGAAGCGGGAGGACGCGGGTCCGTCGAACgtgccgggcgcgcccgacctggcgacgacgggctgGGTGGCGTGGCCTCCGCCCAATCCTCCGCCATCAATGCGCGgggccggggacggcgggaccccgaaggacggcggcgagccctCGAACCTAGGGGACGAACAGGTTGCCTACCGGGAGGCTTCAAGGAAGGTTGACAAATCAAATCCAGAGGCGGTTGACAGTCAggccggcgcggccgccgccgacgtcgaccaggcgcagcccgcggcggaggagagtAGCAGCCCGGTGCCTCGTGCCCCCGCGACGCTAGAGAAGTACGGCTGGGTCGCATGGCCGCCGCCTAACCcgcctccggcggcggcgtag